In Sphingobacteriales bacterium, the genomic window TGATGGAGTTTTTCTCCTGTTTGTCGGCTCCGTGACGAACCCACTGTCCGATGCAGGGACCACAGGCATTGGCAAGTACCACTCCACCAATATTTTCAAAAATTTCAAGATATCCGTCTCTTTCCACCGTATAACGTACCTGTTCGGAGCCGGGGGTAATCGTAAATTCCGATTGGGCTTTCAGTCCTTTTTCCATGGCAGTTCTGGCGACAGATGCGGCACGGGTAATATCTTCATAAGAGGAATTGGTACAGGAGCCGATTAATCCGACATCCAGTTTATCAGGCCAGTTGTTTTCTTTGACTGCTTTTGCAAATTGGGATAAAGGCCAGGCTCTGTCGGGGCTAAACGGCCCGTTGATATGCGGTTCAAGTTCTGAAAGATTTATTTCAATGACCTGGTCGAAATATTTTTCAGGATGTTCATACACTTCAGGGTCGGCAGTCAGGTGATTTTTAATACTCTCAGCCATTTCAGCCACAATTTCTCTGTCTGTTGTTCTCAGATAATCAGCCATTTTCCGGTCATATCCGAAAAGAGAGGTAGTAGCCCCGATTTCGGCACCCATGTTACAGATAGTTCCTTTTCCTGTTGCTGAAATGGTTTTGGCGCCTTCACCAAAATACTCAAGAATATACCCTGTGCCTCCTTTTACAGTAAGGATTCCTGCTACTTTCAGGATGACATCTTTTGCAGATGTCCATCCGTTCATTTTTCCTGTCAGTTTAACACCGATAAGTTTTGGCATTTTAAGTTCCCATGGCATGCCGGCCATAACATCCACGGCATCGGCCCCTCCGACACCAATGGCAATCATTCCCAGGCCACCAGCATTGACCGTATGAGAATCGGTTCCAATCATCATTCCGCCAGGGAATGCATAATTTTCAAGAATAACCTGATGAATAATGCCGGCACCGGGTTTCCAGAAGCCGATACCATATTTGTTGGATACTGAGGAAAGGAAATTATAGACTTCATCATTGTTTTTCAAAGCGGTTTTTAAATCTTCGCTGGCACCTTCCCTGGCCAGAATCAGGTGGTCGCAGTGAACAGTGGAGGGGACAGCTACCTTTTTGCGGCCTGCCATCATAAACTGCAGCAAGGCCATTTGCGCGGTTGCATCCTGCATGGCCACACGGTCGGGAGCAAAATCAACATAATCTTCACCTCTTTTGAAGGGTTTTTCAGGCATTTCTCCATAAAGATGGGCGTAAAGTATTTTTTCTGTCAGGCTGAGGGGCTTTTGCAAAAGTTTTCTTGCAGTTTCTACTTTTTGACTGAATTTTGAATAGACTGATTGAATGAGGTCAAAATCGAACATAGATATTAGTTTTTATTACTTAGAAAATTTTTCAGCTTGTTGATATTTTTAATTTCATCTGATTTTTTCCCTTTTCTATCTGCAATCATCAGGCTCAACCAGTCGAGGGTATAGATGAGGTTGTAGATTTCACGCATGGTAAATCCGTTGATGTTAATCATCGTAACCTGATTGCCTTGATTTTCAAGCAATTCTTTCAGGAATTGGAAACGGTAAGTGATTTTGTCAAGTAGTCCGCTGTCGATAAAGATAAAGTTGCTGTTGAGTTTGCCATAATAGGTTTCTATGACATTGTGGTTGGCTTCGGGTATTTCATGCACAAAAGCTTCTGTTTTGGCATTTTCCTGCAGTTGCTGGGCAAAGCGTATTCCTATCGGATAGGTGGGCGGATCGGTAATGATGATTTGTTTAACGTCTAATCTGTCTGTAAAGCCTGATAAAATATTGCCGGCTTCTGTAAGATAATATTCAGTGTTTTTCAGGTTTAGCAGCAGGCTTTTCAGGTTATTCTGAATATTTTGCCTCATCAGCTCAGAAAAAATAAGACTCAGGTAGGTGAGTGAATACCCGAGAGCCATTCGGGGCTGATAACCGGGTTCGGCCAGATAAACCTGTACATTGTTTTCTTCAGCCAGTTCCTGCAAAATGCCACCGGTGGTGATGGCCAGAATGAAAGCATGTTTTTCGACTGCCTGAATATACAGGCTGAGCGTTTCTTCCGTGTTTCCTGAATAGGAACTGATGATGACGAGCGAACTTTCATTGACATAATAGGGAAGGCTGTAGTCGGAGATAACTTCAACCGGAACCGGACTGATGTCGTAAAAGAAACTTTTTATGATTCTGCCTGCAATACCAGACCCTCCAAGACCGCAGATAATGATATTCTTAAAATTATCAATCGTGAGGTTATGACGAATGTAATTGTTTAGGGAATATTCAACCTGATAGGGAAATTTTTCGAGGTATTGCCGTTGGAATTTCATAAAGTCAAATGATTTGAATACCGCAAAAATAGATATAATTTCCCTTTTACTCAAATGTTATAGGGCAGATTGAACGGAATTTAGATAACCGAAAGCAGGATTTAATATTACCTTGAACTTCTTTTCAGGTAAGGTTAACTATTGAAAGTCAAAAAATGAAATTGCTGTTAATTCCTGATAAGCAATTTCAGGACGGTTATATGCCTGTCATCTGATACTTTAACCAGATAAACACCTGACGGAAGACTCTGAATATCGAGCTTTATCTGAATAGAATTTCCGGCAGTAAACGATTGAAGTATTCGTCCGTTAATATCCTGAATTTCAAGCTGATAATTGCCTTGCTCCTGGAACCCGACATAAACAAATCCGCTTGCAGGTACCGGGAATAAAGTTACATTTTGCTTTAAAACCTCATCTTTTAGAGACAGGCTTAAATCAACGTGTATTCCTGTCGAATCGACTCCGAAATTAACATTCCCGATTGCAGTATCTTCGCTTTCAATTTTAACGGGAATCAGTGAATCCATCGGTAACCCAGGTATATCAATAAAAATATTATAGTTGCCAACAGGAAGATTATCAAACCTGTACAATCCGTTATCGTCAGTTTTGGTTTTTTTAATCTGACCACCGGGTACTTTTTTCAGTGTTACATCCACGTCTTTTATTGGATTAGTGCCGGCACGGG contains:
- a CDS encoding aconitate hydratase, producing the protein MFDFDLIQSVYSKFSQKVETARKLLQKPLSLTEKILYAHLYGEMPEKPFKRGEDYVDFAPDRVAMQDATAQMALLQFMMAGRKKVAVPSTVHCDHLILAREGASEDLKTALKNNDEVYNFLSSVSNKYGIGFWKPGAGIIHQVILENYAFPGGMMIGTDSHTVNAGGLGMIAIGVGGADAVDVMAGMPWELKMPKLIGVKLTGKMNGWTSAKDVILKVAGILTVKGGTGYILEYFGEGAKTISATGKGTICNMGAEIGATTSLFGYDRKMADYLRTTDREIVAEMAESIKNHLTADPEVYEHPEKYFDQVIEINLSELEPHINGPFSPDRAWPLSQFAKAVKENNWPDKLDVGLIGSCTNSSYEDITRAASVARTAMEKGLKAQSEFTITPGSEQVRYTVERDGYLEIFENIGGVVLANACGPCIGQWVRHGADKQEKNSIITSFNRNFAKRNDGNPNTHAFVASPEIVTAFAIAGRLSFNPMTDFLENEKGEKVKLSEPQGIELPPKGFDVIDRGYQDPAQDGSQIEVIVNPDSDRLQLLEPFAPWDGKNITGMRLLIKVKGKCTTDHISMAGPWLKYRGHLDNISNNMLIGAVNYFNDKTDSVKNQLTGQYESVPKVQRQYKAAGIPSIVVGDENYGEGS
- a CDS encoding bifunctional phosphoglucose/phosphomannose isomerase, producing the protein MKFQRQYLEKFPYQVEYSLNNYIRHNLTIDNFKNIIICGLGGSGIAGRIIKSFFYDISPVPVEVISDYSLPYYVNESSLVIISSYSGNTEETLSLYIQAVEKHAFILAITTGGILQELAEENNVQVYLAEPGYQPRMALGYSLTYLSLIFSELMRQNIQNNLKSLLLNLKNTEYYLTEAGNILSGFTDRLDVKQIIITDPPTYPIGIRFAQQLQENAKTEAFVHEIPEANHNVIETYYGKLNSNFIFIDSGLLDKITYRFQFLKELLENQGNQVTMININGFTMREIYNLIYTLDWLSLMIADRKGKKSDEIKNINKLKNFLSNKN